In Nicotiana tabacum cultivar K326 chromosome 2, ASM71507v2, whole genome shotgun sequence, the following proteins share a genomic window:
- the LOC107763446 gene encoding omega-3 fatty acid desaturase, endoplasmic reticulum — translation MGSLGISEIYDKNSFNEMEFEFDPSAPPPFRLAEIRNVIPKHCWVKDPLRSLSYVVRDVIFVATLIGIAIHLDSWLFYPLYWAIQGTMFWAIFVLGHDCGHGSFSDSQLLNNVVGHILHSAILVPYHGWRISHKTHHQNHGNVETDESWVPMPEKLYNKVGYSTKFLRYKIPFPLLAYPMYLMKRSPGKSGSHFNPYSDLFQPHERKYVVTSTLCWTVMAALLLYLCTAFGSLQMFKIYGAPYLIFVMWLDFVTYLHHHGYEKKLPWYRGKEWSYLRGGLTTVDRDYGLFNNIHHDIGTHVIHHLFPQIPHYHLREATKAAKPVLGKYYREPKKSGPIPFHLVKDLTRSMKQDHYVSDSGEIVFYQTDPHIFRSAPKDE, via the exons ATGGGGTCTCTGGGAATAAGTGAGATTTATGATAAGAACAGCTTTAACGAGATGGAGTTTGAATTCGACCCGAGTGCCCCTCCTCCGTTTAGGCTGGCTGAGATACGAAATGTCATCCCTAAGCATTGCTGGGTTAAAGATCCACTTAGGTCCTTGAGCTATGTTGTGAGGGACGTAATATTTGTTGCTACCTTGATTGGCATAGCAATTCACTTGGATAGTTGGTTATTTTACCCACTTTACTGGGCTATCCAAGGCACCATGTTTTGGGCAATCTTTGTTCTTGGACATGATTG tgGCCATGGCAGCTTTTCAGACAGCCAGTTGCTAAATAATGTGGTTGGTCACATACTTCATTCTGCCATTCTGGTACCCTACCATGGCTG GAGAATCAGCCATAAAACTCACCATCAGAACCATGGAAATGTGGAGACTGATGAGTCTTGGGTGCCG ATGCCTGAAAAGCTATACAACAAAGTGGGCTATTCAACCAAGTTCCTAAGATACAAGATCCCTTTTCCCTTGTTAGCATATCCAATGTACCTG ATGAAGAGAAGTCCAGGAAAATCTGGTTCTCATTTCAACCCATATAGTGATTTGTTCCAACCCCATGAGAGGAAGTATGTGGTAACATCAACTCTGTGCTGGACTGTCATGGCAGCTCTCCTCCTCTATCTCTGCACTGCCTTTGGTTCTCTCCAAATGTTTAAGATTTATGGCGCTCCTTACTTG ATTTTTGTAATGTGGCTGGATTTTGTTACCTACTTGCATCACCATGGTTATGAGAAGAAGCTTCCCTGGTACCGCGGCAAG GAATGGAGTTATCTTAGAGGAGGACTAACCACAGTTGATAGAGACTACGGATTGTTTAACAACATACATCATGACATTGGAACACATGTTATCCACCATCTATTTCCTCAGATACCACATTATCACTTGAGAGAAGCG ACCAAAGCAGCAAAGCCAGTACTTGGCAAGTATTACAGGGAACCCAAGAAATCAGGGCCAATTCCTTTTCACTTGGTTAAGGATTTAACAAGGAGCATGAAGCAGGATCATTATGTTAGCGATTCCGGGGAGATTGTTTTCTATCAGACCGATCCACACATCTTCCGATCTGCTCCAAAGGATGAATGA
- the LOC107763446 gene encoding omega-3 fatty acid desaturase, endoplasmic reticulum isoform X1: MPEKLYNKVGYSTKFLRYKIPFPLLAYPMYLMKRSPGKSGSHFNPYSDLFQPHERKYVVTSTLCWTVMAALLLYLCTAFGSLQMFKIYGAPYLIFVMWLDFVTYLHHHGYEKKLPWYRGKEWSYLRGGLTTVDRDYGLFNNIHHDIGTHVIHHLFPQIPHYHLREATKAAKPVLGKYYREPKKSGPIPFHLVKDLTRSMKQDHYVSDSGEIVFYQTDPHIFRSAPKDE, translated from the exons ATGCCTGAAAAGCTATACAACAAAGTGGGCTATTCAACCAAGTTCCTAAGATACAAGATCCCTTTTCCCTTGTTAGCATATCCAATGTACCTG ATGAAGAGAAGTCCAGGAAAATCTGGTTCTCATTTCAACCCATATAGTGATTTGTTCCAACCCCATGAGAGGAAGTATGTGGTAACATCAACTCTGTGCTGGACTGTCATGGCAGCTCTCCTCCTCTATCTCTGCACTGCCTTTGGTTCTCTCCAAATGTTTAAGATTTATGGCGCTCCTTACTTG ATTTTTGTAATGTGGCTGGATTTTGTTACCTACTTGCATCACCATGGTTATGAGAAGAAGCTTCCCTGGTACCGCGGCAAG GAATGGAGTTATCTTAGAGGAGGACTAACCACAGTTGATAGAGACTACGGATTGTTTAACAACATACATCATGACATTGGAACACATGTTATCCACCATCTATTTCCTCAGATACCACATTATCACTTGAGAGAAGCG ACCAAAGCAGCAAAGCCAGTACTTGGCAAGTATTACAGGGAACCCAAGAAATCAGGGCCAATTCCTTTTCACTTGGTTAAGGATTTAACAAGGAGCATGAAGCAGGATCATTATGTTAGCGATTCCGGGGAGATTGTTTTCTATCAGACCGATCCACACATCTTCCGATCTGCTCCAAAGGATGAATGA